GCGCTGCAGTGCACTCGGTCGGTGCATTGCAGCCTGTGTACATTCCGCCTTGTGGGTGCGCGGGGCCCGAAGGGGGTACGCATGACGCCCGCGAGGATGTCGACTCGGCGATTTCCCGCAGTAGCCACGCTGGGCGCCTCGGAGTGGACCTTACACATCACCGCGGGATCTGCGTCGATGGCGGGGGGTCCGCCGATCCGTCTGCAGTCCGCGCGATGGGAACGTCTTGACACGCCGCCGTGCCTTCGATCGTCGAGGAGCGTCCAAGAGGCGAGCGCACCATTCGGACGATCCGGTCGGCGTCGCTCTCCGAGCGACACCCCTCGTGGATCCGCTGGACGACGCAATCGGTCTTTCTCGGGAACGGAGCGTCGGCTTTTGCGCCGATCGTGGCCCTCGCGATGGAACGCTCCACCACGGGCGCGGGGCCCTAGGGTCATGCGATCGGTGCGTTGAGGGCGAGAAGCGTGCAGCCGTCCTCGCTCCTGCAACGCGCGGTACCTGCCGGCGGGCGGATCGCTCGCCGAACCGAGGGCGGCATTCTTGAGGCGCCACGACCCCGTGTCGCGTCGCGCCCCGGCGAGCCCGACTTTCGCTCCCACGGCCAAGACTGATATCGATGACGGCTATGCCCGTGCCCGACGATAGCGCGGCGTCGAGCTGCCGTCGTCTTCGTACCTCAAGTCGTGCCGAAGACCGAACGGCGCCACCGGCCAACGTACCAAGCGGAACGCAAGAAAATTCGTCGCCGATCTCCCCTCTAGGCACGACCGACCTCACACCGGTCCGTTGCAAGAGCCCAGTCCCTCACGCATAGTACGCATCGAACGACCACGCACGTGGGCGTGTACACACCCCGGTCTAGCATTACCGCCCCGCCATCTGCTAGCTTTAGTGAAACCTAATGCGTTATGTCTGATATATCAGTAGTCCCGGAGGGAGCTGACGTGGAGTCTGTCATTGACGTTCAACGGGCGGGATCGATCGTTAAGGAGGACCTGGCGACGCAGGTCTACCGGGCCCTCATGCACCGCATCGTCACACGCGTGTACGCGCCCGGCGAGCGGATCTCGATCCAGGGCGTCGCCAGCGACTGCGACGTCAGCGCCACGCCCGTCCGTGAGGCGTTCCACCGCCTGGCGCGCGAGGGCCTACTCGAGAGCCGCCCCCGTAGCGGCACGACCATCGCCCGAATCACGCTGCGCGACATCGTCGAGATCTACGACGTGCGCCTCATGATTGAGGTGGCCGCCGCCGCCGTTCCGTTAGAGCCCGATGCCATCGCCGCGATGCGGCGCTCGATCGACTGCATGGCCAGCCTCGCCGGCCCGCACCTCTACGACGACTTCGACGCGTACTGGACGTACTCGCAGCACGACGCCGAGTTCCACCGTCTCCTGGTCCAAGGTACTGGCAACGGCCGCCTCGCGGCCATCTACCGCGAGCTTCACGCCCACACCCTCATTGCACCCGTCCTCTTCGGCCTTCAGGCGATCGCCCGCGTCGAAGAGCAGCACCTCGAGCACCGCACCATCGTCGACGCCATCG
The sequence above is a segment of the Trueperaceae bacterium genome. Coding sequences within it:
- a CDS encoding GntR family transcriptional regulator; protein product: MESVIDVQRAGSIVKEDLATQVYRALMHRIVTRVYAPGERISIQGVASDCDVSATPVREAFHRLAREGLLESRPRSGTTIARITLRDIVEIYDVRLMIEVAAAAVPLEPDAIAAMRRSIDCMASLAGPHLYDDFDAYWTYSQHDAEFHRLLVQGTGNGRLAAIYRELHAHTLIAPVLFGLQAIARVEEQHLEHRTIVDAIEVGDGDRAADGIRRHLTRTLDVLQQRWPEARHDGT